One window from the genome of Pseudomonadota bacterium encodes:
- a CDS encoding lipid-A-disaccharide synthase: KLSYLIGKKLISVPHISLVNLIAGREVVPELIQDEVNAQTIYLRVQEIIDHQEKFDQMVVDLKEVKSLLGPAGGAKRAAREVVDCLKNK, translated from the coding sequence AAGTTGTCATATTTGATCGGAAAAAAGTTGATTTCCGTACCTCATATCAGCCTGGTCAACCTGATTGCCGGTCGCGAGGTGGTTCCTGAGCTTATTCAGGACGAGGTTAATGCTCAAACCATATACCTTCGGGTACAGGAAATTATCGATCATCAGGAGAAGTTTGATCAGATGGTTGTGGACCTCAAAGAAGTGAAAAGTCTGCTGGGGCCGGCTGGCGGTGCCAAGCGGGCGGCCCGGGAAGTTGTAGACTGTTTAAAAAATAAGTGA